GCGAGGCCGAGGAGACGCCGGTGGAGGAGACGAAGCAGCGGGTGGTGGCGGCGGCGCTGGACTTGACGAACGGTGCGGGCACGCCCGCGGCGGCGGCGGCGGCGGCGGCGAAGAAGCCGAAGGCGAAGGGGGCGGGGGCGAAGAACGTGTTCGTGGACGCGACGCAGGAGCAGCTGCAGTTCCTGGAGAAGGTGCTGATCCAGCTGCAGGACTCGGGTGCGAACAACGTGCGCATCGACCACGCCACGGACCGCTGGATGGTCCTGACGGTGGACTCGAAGTAGTCAGTCGTTTCCCGAAGTCCCTCTGTCAATCCCTCCCTCTCCCCCCGGGAGAGGGTCGGGGTGAGGGTGCCCGCCCCCGTGTTCCCCCCGAGAGGGAGAGCGAACCGGGGGCGAAGCGCTAAGAGTGCCTGGCAAAACCTGGCGAGGGATGCGGGCCGTACAAGGGCCTAGTTGCTCACGCTGACGACGGCGCCTTCCAACTCGGCGGGTTCGGGCGCCTCGTAGAGGCCCTCGATGAGGTCGAACATTTCCGGCGTCACCTCCATGACGAAGGTCTCGCCCTTGGAGGTGTTGCGGCCGGCGACCCGGGCGCGGCGGACATCCTGCGGCGCGTCAACGAAGTGCCACTGCAGCGACAGGCCGGCGGCCTCGGCGAACTGGCGGATGCGCTCGCGGTCGGCGCGGCGCATCAGCCCGAGGTCGAGGACCACCGAAGTCCCGGCGGCGACCACAGCGGCTGCCGTCGACCTGATCAGCGCCGCGCAGCGGCCGGCCCGCTCCAGCATCCACTGGAACTCGATGGGCCCGCGGACGTCGGGGCCGAAGAGGCGCGCGCCCCATTCGTCGAGGATGAAGGGGACGGCGCCCTCCCGCCGGGCCAAGGCGTGGGCGTAGGTCGTCTTCCCCGCGCCGCAGGGACCGAAGATGACGTTGAGTTGGGCCGCCATGATGACCTCGCCGGGTAAGTCCTCCCAAGGGATGCCGATCTTGAGCACGAAGAGGATGCCTGGCAAGCAGGCGCGATCCTCTGCGGGCGGATGCCCCCTTCAGGTGAGGCGGATGCTTCGGGAGAAGTGGCTCGACGCAGGACCAGAGCGCGTCGGAGACAAGCTCGCGGGCCATGCACCCGACCTGTGCACGGCCCGCGTCCCTGGCCAGGTTTTGTCAGACACTCTCAGGCAGCGACGTACCGAGCGAGAACGGCGTAGCAGGTAGGCCTCATCAAAAGTCCCCGGAGCTCAGCTCTCGAGGCTGACGGAGGGATTGGGGCTCACCGCGGGCACCAGCTTGGAGGGAGCCTCGGTGGCGTCGAAGGCGCGGGGGCGAAGCAGCCTCAGGGTGAGCACCAGCGCGAGGAACAGCACCGCGCAACTCGCGGTGACGAAGCGCACGCCGATGCGATCCGCGAGCGCACCCTGGGCCCACACGCCCACGGCGTAACCCACACCGAGCATCATGCTGTAGA
The sequence above is drawn from the Archangium gephyra genome and encodes:
- a CDS encoding AAA family ATPase, with protein sequence MPGILFVLKIGIPWEDLPGEVIMAAQLNVIFGPCGAGKTTYAHALARREGAVPFILDEWGARLFGPDVRGPIEFQWMLERAGRCAALIRSTAAAVVAAGTSVVLDLGLMRRADRERIRQFAEAAGLSLQWHFVDAPQDVRRARVAGRNTSKGETFVMEVTPEMFDLIEGLYEAPEPAELEGAVVSVSN